Genomic window (Dictyoglomus thermophilum H-6-12):
ACTCTTTTGAGCTTTAAATACCTCCAAAGGTTGCATCTTTCCTATTTTTTCTCTCTATGTATTTAAAGAGAAAATGCCCTACAAGTAGATATAGTACACTTAAGATAATAGAATAGTAAAATTCTTTTTCAATACTATTACATTTTTGCACAGAATTTTTTAGGAATGACACACTCCACCTAATGGGAAGGATATTAGAAATATATTGGACCCATGAAGGAAGAATTTCCACAGGAAATAGAATTCCAGATATAAAGTATATTGGATATAGAATAGAGGATATCAGGGCAAAAGCATTTCTAGATAATGTAAATAAAGTTGCAGTTAAGAAAGAAATTGCTAAAAGGGAGAGTAAGAGGGAAAATAATGAGAGCAAAAATAAGTCAATACGAGAGATTATTAAAGGGATTCTTAAAATTAATATGGAATAAATTATAACTATTGCAAAAGAGATAAAACCTATTAAGGTATTAGCTAAAATTTTGGAAAAGATTATAAATTCAAATCTTATCGGGGTAACTGATACAGCCTCAAGAGTTCCTGATAGTCTTTCCCTCTCAATCTCGATAGCGGATGAATAACAAGCAAGTCCCCACAAAGAGGCAATTCCACTTCCCCAGATTATATAGACCATCTCTTTGCCTGAATATATAAAGTATAAGAGAGTGGAAAAGAATATGGGCATAATAAAGATAGAAAATTTATATAAATTTCTCGAGAAAGATATTTTGTAGTGGATTTTAAATATAGAGAACAAAGCCCTAAAATAGGTCATTTCAGACTACTCTCCTAACAATTTTAAGTATACATCCTCTAAAGATATCTTTTTTACAATAAGGTCATGGATTGGAATTCCCTTCAAGTTTGTGAAAATATTAGATATAGCTGTAGATTCTGGA
Coding sequences:
- a CDS encoding ABC transporter permease; amino-acid sequence: MTYFRALFSIFKIHYKISFSRNLYKFSIFIMPIFFSTLLYFIYSGKEMVYIIWGSGIASLWGLACYSSAIEIERERLSGTLEAVSVTPIRFEFIIFSKILANTLIGFISFAIVIIYSILILRIPLIISRIDLFLLSLFSLLLSLLAISFLTATLFTLSRNAFALISSILYPIYFISGILFPVEILPSWVQYISNILPIRWSVSFLKNSVQKCNSIEKEFYYSIILSVLYLLVGHFLFKYIERKNRKDATFGGI